From Strix uralensis isolate ZFMK-TIS-50842 chromosome 1, bStrUra1, whole genome shotgun sequence, a single genomic window includes:
- the RNF182 gene encoding E3 ubiquitin-protein ligase RNF182 — translation MTSQLPEESVETQSSDELECKICYNRYNLRQRKPKVLECCHRVCAKCLCKIIDFGDSPQGVIVCPFCRFETCLPDDEVSSLPDDNNILLNLACGGKGKKCLPDNPTELLLTPKRLASLVSPSHTSSNCLVITIMEVQRESPQTLNSTPVVEFYRPTSFDSVATVSHNWTVWNCTSLLFQTSIRVLVWLLGLLYFSSLPLGIYLLVSKKVTLGVVFVSLVPSSLVILMVYGFCQCVCHEVLDCMSS, via the coding sequence ATGACCAGTCAACTACCAGAGGAGTCTGTGGAGACCCAGAGCTCAGATGAGCTTGAGTGCAAGATCTGTTACAACCGCTATAACCTGCgacagagaaaaccaaaagtGCTGGAGTGTTGTCACAGAGTATGTGCCAAATGCCTTTGCAAGATCATAGACTTTGGTGATTCCCCACAAGGAGTCATAGTATGCCCGTTTTGCAGGTTTGAAACGTGCCTGCCAGACGATGAGGTTAGTAGTCTTCCTGATGACAACAACATCCTTCTGAATTTAGCTTGTGGCGGAAAGGGAAAGAAGTGCCTACCGGACAACCCAACAGAACTGTTGCTGACTCCCAAAAGGTTGGCATCTCTGGTTAGCCCTTCTCACACCTCTTCTAATTGCCTGGTTATAACAATCATGGAAGTACAAAGAGAAAGTCCCCAGACTCTGAACTCAACCCCCGTGGTGGAATTTTACAGGCCTACGAGCTTTGACTCTGTTGCAACTGTGTCCCACAACTGGACAGTGTGGAACTGCACATCTTTGCTCTTCCAGACCTCAATTCGGGTGCTAGTGTGGTTGCTAGGGTTGCTGTACTTTAGTTCCTTGCCTTTAGGGATTTATTTACTGGTATCTAAGAAAGTCACCCTTGGGGTTGTCTTTGTAAGCCTTGTTCCTTCGAGCCTTGTTATTCTCATGGTTTATGGCTTTTGCCAGTGTGTTTGCCATGAAGTTCTAGACTGCATGTCATCTTGA